A single Streptomyces mirabilis DNA region contains:
- a CDS encoding NYN domain-containing protein yields MVETTGGEPDDGAAEVLDRPLPDGVRRRVVQIVSDGFGGLTVTELPAQLRQYARFAPNRRAKFAGNAMAAALETDPLFRQRIAEKLREAHPELAGALDSGAPPPAADPLDVAAAAYVLRPTGWVKLVTAAGEEALRADAERADEESRAELERLREELAQARGQTKAETERLRTELESAKREAESLHRKLRGALSDVKRGEAALRKLQGEMDTARADGQAQVSAAESETRRLKARLSEAEAALEATRKAAREGRSVEDMRVRLLLDTVLEAAQGLRRELALPPVSVRPAETVDAVEPGRMTPKDIAARALSENDPAIVDQLLALPQAHLVVDGYNVTKTGYPQMPLEKQRLRLLGQLSQLAAQTGAEVTCVFDGAELAAPVLLAPPRGVRVLFSKAGVTADELIRQLVRAEPPGRPVIVVSTDREVADGIAKAGARPVASAVLLKRFSRG; encoded by the coding sequence ATGGTGGAGACCACAGGCGGGGAGCCGGACGACGGCGCCGCTGAGGTGCTCGACCGTCCGCTGCCCGACGGTGTGCGCCGACGGGTCGTACAGATCGTGTCGGACGGGTTCGGTGGGTTGACCGTCACCGAATTGCCCGCCCAATTGCGGCAGTATGCGCGGTTCGCCCCCAATCGGCGGGCGAAGTTCGCCGGCAACGCCATGGCCGCCGCGCTGGAGACCGATCCGCTGTTCCGGCAGCGTATCGCCGAGAAGCTCAGAGAGGCGCATCCGGAGCTCGCCGGTGCCCTCGACTCGGGCGCGCCGCCGCCGGCCGCGGATCCGCTGGACGTGGCGGCCGCGGCCTATGTGCTGCGCCCCACGGGCTGGGTGAAGCTGGTGACCGCCGCGGGCGAGGAGGCCCTGCGGGCGGACGCCGAGCGCGCGGACGAGGAGAGCCGGGCGGAGCTGGAGCGCCTGCGCGAGGAGCTTGCGCAGGCGCGTGGTCAGACCAAGGCCGAAACCGAGCGGTTGCGCACGGAGTTGGAGTCCGCGAAGAGGGAAGCCGAATCGCTTCACCGCAAGTTGCGCGGCGCCCTCAGCGACGTCAAGCGGGGCGAGGCCGCGCTGCGCAAGCTGCAGGGCGAGATGGACACCGCGCGGGCGGACGGGCAGGCCCAGGTGTCCGCCGCCGAGAGCGAGACCCGGCGGCTCAAGGCACGGCTCTCGGAGGCCGAGGCGGCCCTGGAGGCCACCCGCAAGGCGGCACGCGAGGGTCGCAGCGTCGAGGACATGCGCGTACGGCTGTTGCTCGACACGGTGCTGGAGGCGGCCCAGGGGCTGCGCCGGGAGCTCGCGCTGCCGCCCGTGTCCGTACGGCCGGCGGAGACCGTGGACGCGGTCGAACCGGGGCGCATGACGCCCAAGGACATCGCGGCCCGCGCCCTGTCCGAAAATGATCCCGCGATCGTCGACCAGCTCCTCGCGCTGCCGCAGGCGCATCTGGTCGTCGACGGCTACAACGTCACCAAGACCGGTTATCCGCAGATGCCGCTGGAGAAGCAGCGGCTCAGGCTGCTGGGGCAGCTCTCGCAGCTCGCCGCGCAGACCGGGGCCGAGGTGACGTGTGTCTTCGACGGGGCCGAGCTGGCGGCGCCCGTGCTGCTCGCGCCGCCGCGCGGGGTGCGGGTGCTGTTCTCCAAAGCGGGTGTCACGGCGGACGAGTTGATCCGCCAGCTGGTGCGCGCCGAGCCGCCCGGGCGGCCCGTCATCGTCGTCTCCACCGACCGTGAGGTGGCCGACGGGATCGCCAAGGCGGGCGCCCGCCCGGTGGCCTCCGCGGTGCTTCTCAAGCGCTTTTCGCGCGGCTGA